The sequence GACCGGCAAAAGTCGCTCCGGCCGACCTCGAACCAGGTCAGATAGTTCGCGTGATGCACGATGCCCATGGCATCGGTCTCGGCATATCGAACGCGGATCTTGCTTTCGTGCCAATCCATAAATGCGAAAGTCTGGTGTCTTAAGTCCAGAGTCTGGAGCAGGACCTGCGGTGCCCTCCGACTCAAGACTTAAGACCCCAGACTTAAGACTAAGAAATTGGCTGGGAGACAGGGATTCGAACCCCGATAGGCAGATCCAGAGACTGCAGTCCTACCATTAGACGATCTCCCAGCGTCATTAATAATTTAATGCAGAAGCCCGCGCGTTAGCAAGGGCTTAACACGCTCAGTTCCGTTAGAGTGTCTTAATTCGTGCATTCGTGGCTAATGATGTGTTCATAAGAATTAGCCACGAATGCACGAATAACGCCAACCCAAGGCCCCACCGGTGAGTATCAAGCCCTTGCTCACGCGCGGGCTTCTGCATTATCGTTGCATTTTATGTCCGCTGAGAAAGAGATACTGACCAACCGCCAGGCGTTTCATGAGTTTCACGTCCTCGATAAATACGAGGCCGGGATCGCGCTTGTCGGGACGGAGGTCAAGAGCATCATGGCGGGGCGAATACAGCTCAAGGAGTCGTTCGTTCAGATCAAAAACGGCGAGGTCTGGCTGGTGGGCGCTCACATCTCGCATTACTCGCACGGCAATATCAACAACCACGACGCGCTTCGCGAGCGCAAGCTGCTGCTCCATCGCCGCGAGATCGACAAACTCTTAAAGGAGACCATGCAGA is a genomic window of Chloracidobacterium sp. containing:
- the smpB gene encoding SsrA-binding protein SmpB, encoding MSAEKEILTNRQAFHEFHVLDKYEAGIALVGTEVKSIMAGRIQLKESFVQIKNGEVWLVGAHISHYSHGNINNHDALRERKLLLHRREIDKLLKETMQKGMTLVVTRIYWKSGRIKFEIGVAKGKKLYDKREAEMRKTIKKETEAELKRALR